The following are encoded in a window of Eleutherodactylus coqui strain aEleCoq1 chromosome 12, aEleCoq1.hap1, whole genome shotgun sequence genomic DNA:
- the LOC136587061 gene encoding uncharacterized protein, with translation MSTREDPETLLTDRDTQKPREARRRSKKCPVCLTKLDDSCTKTLCATCSAKIMQEEKTSLMAEIRSVVREEVQSSLSDLQPGPSGVTRRSVPAVSESDSDIAENVDFDGEVTQEDKKYLFSTTDMDQLLKAVRRTMQVEEDVQQPRTVQEDMFAGLLPQQKSSFPVNATLKQLILNEWESVDQAPLIPREFKERLLFPGDEVSFLDEIPKVDAAIAMVSRKSGLPFEDTSHLKDPLDHKVDTSMRKAWSTSGLIMKANIAATSVARSMAIWLDQFAALVDQKAPREEFASGIPLLRMATGFLADASMETVRLGARMAALSNTARRAVWVKEWSGDAASKNRLCTLPFRGGRIFGPDLDRLLEKAADKSHGLPATRPPKRPFTPHPSSTYAGKGKTGRWSYPKGGRGKTLTFVPQPILSGPVGGRLTRCANSWRSITTNEWVLHLVAEGYRIELLSRPPDRFMITPTQSPGLEQALLEGVRNLQGLGAIIPVPKKEQGKGFYSPLFLVPKPDGSHRTIINLKQLNKFIEYRRFKMETIRTATPLIARDNVMATIDLKDAYFHIPIYANSQKFLRFALRVEGEIRHFQFVCLPFGIPSAPRIFSKVVMEMVAFLRNQGVMIIPYLDDFLLVADSPSALRSHLESTLQLFKELGWIVNESKSNMEPETRKKFLGVILDSSLQNSSLPPLRKHLIIEECSNLYKKT, from the exons atgtcgaccagagaggacccagagaccctcctaact gacagggatactcaaaaaccgagggaggctagacgcaggagtaaaaaatgtccagtatgtctaaccaaactcgacgactcctgcacaaaaacgttatgcgctacctgctccgcgaaaattatgcaggaggaaaaaacttcccttatggccgaaattcggtcagttgtccgagaagaagtgcagtcctccctctcagacctccaacctgggccttccggggttacacgcaggtcggttccggcggtgtctgagtctgactccgacatagcggaaaatgtggattttgacggggaagtgacacaggaggacaagaaatatcttttctctaccaCGGACATGGATCAGCTGCTAAAAGCAGTACGcaggaccatgcaggtggaggaagatgtgcagcaaccccgcacagtccaggaggatatgttcgcggggttactcccgcaacaaaaatcttcattccccgtaaacgccacgctcaagcagctgattctaaatgagtgggagagcgtggatcaggctccgctaatccccagggaatttaaagaacgcctgttatttccgggagatgaagtgtcctttttggacgagatacctaaagtcgatgctgcaattgccatggtatccagaaagtccgggttgccctttgaggatacgtcccacttaaaggacccgttggaccataaggtggacacatccatgcgtaaagcctggtctacttccggtctcatcatgaaagctaacatcgcggccacttccgtggctcgttccatggcaatctggttggaccaattcgcagccctagtggaccaaaaagcccctagggaggagttcgcaagcggcatccctctgctgcgaatggcaacagggttcctggcagatgcttcgatggaaacagtccgcctcggagcccgcatggcagccctatcgaacaccgccagaagggcagtgtgggtgaaagagtggtcaggggacgcagcgtccaaaaataggctatgtaccctaccgttccggggcgggcgtatattcggaccagacctggatcgtctgctggagaaagcagctgacaagagtcacggactgcctgccaccagaccacccaagagacccttcacccctcatccctcgtctacgtacgccgggaagggaaagaccggaagatggtcttatccaaagggcggaaggggtaagactttaacttttgtccctcagcccatactttcaggcccggtagggggtagactgactCGCTGTgccaatagctggcgtagtattacaactaatgagtgggtactgcacctagtggcggaggggtacaggatcgagctactatcccgccccccggacaggtttatgataaccccaacccagtctccaggcctagaacaggctctgttggagggcgtacggaacctgcagggtctcggcgcaattatcccagtccctaagaaggaacagggaaaaggtttctattcccccctctttctggttcccaaaccagacggctcccaccgcaccattatcaatttaaaacaactgaataaattcattgaatataggagattcaaaatggaaaccattagaactgcaactcctttaattgccagggataacgtaatggctacaatagaccttaaggatgcctattttcatatccctatttacgccaactcacaaaaatttctgaggtttgcgctgagggtagagggggaaatccgccacttccagttcgtctgcctaccatttggaatcccctcggctccgcgaattttttccaaggtcgtgatggaaatggtggccttcttacgaaatcagggtgtcatgatcatcccctacttagacgacttcctgttggtggcagattccccgtctg